Proteins encoded within one genomic window of Panicum virgatum strain AP13 unplaced genomic scaffold, P.virgatum_v5 scaffold_3786, whole genome shotgun sequence:
- the LOC120694156 gene encoding proactivator polypeptide-like 1 isoform X1, with protein MGSKEPLFLLLLSLLVVSVLAQARDADNGPVYKEQISSTKIPVHRKSSSPICSACGNFTTQALSYLSEKQTQDKIREFLHDACCQSFSLERKQCVELMDSYATILFSKITEINPKEFCKQYGLCRDIALFSGVTSDSTCVFCHHLLDEIVSKLKDPDAEFEIIQILIKECNKIEGHVQQCKRLVLQYIPLILVNGEKFLEKNDVCALLQACPASKVLEGVLLSDA; from the exons ATGGGATCCAAAGAACCTCTCTTTCTCTTGCTCCTCTCGCTGCTTGTCGTCTCGGTGCTTGCACAAGCCAGGGATGCTG ataACGGCCCAGTCTACAAGGAACAAATCTCTTCAACCAAGATTCCTGTCCATCGCAAGAGTAGTAGCCCAATATGCTCAGCCTGCGGAAACTTCACGACTCAAGCTCTCAGTTATCTCAGTGAGAAGCAAACACAAGATAAGATCAGGGAATTCCTTCATGATGCTTGTTGTCAGTCATTCTCCTTGGAACGGAAG CAGTGTGTAGAGTTGATGGACTCTTATGCAACTATACTGTTTTCCAAGATTACGGAGATCAatccaaaagagttttgcaaacAGTATGGCCTGTGCAGGGACATAGCCCTTTTCTCTGGTGTGACAAGTGACAGCACTTGTGTGTTTTGCCATCACCTGCTTGATGAAATTGTGTCCAAACTGAAAGATCCAGACGCAGAG TTTGAGATCATTCAAATTCTCATTAAGGAGTGCAATAAGATTGAAGGTCATGTCCAGCAG TGCAAGAGACTGGTCCTGCAATACATTCCTCTCATCCTGGTGAATGGTGAGAAGTTTCTCGAGAAGAACGATGTGTGCGCGCTTTTACAAGCGTGTCCGGCCAGCAAAGTCTTGGAAGGGGTGTTGCTCAGTGATGCTTGA
- the LOC120694159 gene encoding GDSL esterase/lipase At5g03610-like has translation MSTKLVLTAACCFLLLLLLNGAHHVEARRHRERRKDYMLLVFGDSFADAGNRLMRSSAKSRASRGWYYPYGSSDSAHRNRATGRLSDGLVQSDFLARMLGNNDESPPPYSPGEDGSDGVNFALPFSGVLNGPQEETALGTQIDQLTRMVNRRDVDLDDDYSVALVSVSNGHDYSHVSDTTSSEQMNAYIRDVTDGIVDAVKRLQDLGVSKVLVNSLPPLGCTPWRSRLSSYARCDSSGNNIANTHNMLLAQKLSGFEDVLLLDLYSTFDSVARSKSGSTPCCDTSDPNGYCGQEDGSGRAQYSLCANPDSYFYWDYMHPTQAGWEAVMDQLRGPIQDFLAISS, from the exons ATGTCGACGAAGCTTGTGTTGACGGCCGCCTgctgcttcctcctcctgctgcttctcAATGGCGCTCATCACGTGGAGGCCCGTCGCCACCGCGAGCGTCGCAAGGACTACATGCTGTTGGTCTTCGGCGACTCGTTCGCCGACGCCGGCAACCGTCTGATGagatcatcagcaaagagcaggGCGTCGCGTGGGTGGTACTACCCCTACGGCAGCTCTGACTCAGCTCACCGCAACAGAGCAACCGGCCGCCTTTCCGACGGCCTGGTGCAATCAGATTTCCTCG cgAGGATGCTTGGGAACAATGATGAGTCCCCTCCTCCCTACAGTCCGGGCGAGGATGGGTCGGACGGCGTCAACTTCGCCCTACCCTTCTCCGGCGTGTTGAACGGCCCACAGGAGGAGACGGCCCTGGGCACCCAGATCGACCAGTTGACAAGGATGGTGAACCGCCGGGACGTGGACCTGGACGACGATTACTCCGTCGCGCTCGTCTCCGTCTCCAACGGCCACGACTACTCGCACGTCAGCGACACCACCAGCTCCGAGCAGATGAACGCCTACATCAGGGACGTGACGGATGGAATCGTGGACGCCGTGAAGCGGTTGCAGGACCTTGGTGTCTCCAAGGTCCTGGTGAACTCGCTGCCGCCTCTCGGCTGCACGCCGTGGCGCTCCAGGCTCAGCAGCTACGCTCGGTGTGACAGCAGCGGCAACAACATCGCCAACACGCACAACATGCTCCTCGCACAGAAGCTGTCTGGATTTGAGGACGTCCTGCTACTCGACCTCTACAGCACCTTCGACAGCGTCGCCCGATCCAAATCCG GCTCGACGCCGTGCTGTGATACCTCGGACCCCAATGGGTATTGTGGACaggaggacggcagcggcagagCTCAGTACAGCTTGTGCGCCAACCCGGACAGCTACTTTTACTGGGATTACATGCACCCGACGCAGGCCGGATGGGAGGCCGTCATGGATCAGCTGCGAGGACCCATCCAGGATTTCTTGGCCatctctagctag
- the LOC120694156 gene encoding proactivator polypeptide-like 1 isoform X2 — translation MGSKEPLFLLLLSLLVVSVLAQARDADNGPVYKEQISSTKIPVHRKSSSPICSACGNFTTQALSYLSEKQTQDKIREFLHDACCQSFSLERKCVELMDSYATILFSKITEINPKEFCKQYGLCRDIALFSGVTSDSTCVFCHHLLDEIVSKLKDPDAEFEIIQILIKECNKIEGHVQQCKRLVLQYIPLILVNGEKFLEKNDVCALLQACPASKVLEGVLLSDA, via the exons ATGGGATCCAAAGAACCTCTCTTTCTCTTGCTCCTCTCGCTGCTTGTCGTCTCGGTGCTTGCACAAGCCAGGGATGCTG ataACGGCCCAGTCTACAAGGAACAAATCTCTTCAACCAAGATTCCTGTCCATCGCAAGAGTAGTAGCCCAATATGCTCAGCCTGCGGAAACTTCACGACTCAAGCTCTCAGTTATCTCAGTGAGAAGCAAACACAAGATAAGATCAGGGAATTCCTTCATGATGCTTGTTGTCAGTCATTCTCCTTGGAACGGAAG TGTGTAGAGTTGATGGACTCTTATGCAACTATACTGTTTTCCAAGATTACGGAGATCAatccaaaagagttttgcaaacAGTATGGCCTGTGCAGGGACATAGCCCTTTTCTCTGGTGTGACAAGTGACAGCACTTGTGTGTTTTGCCATCACCTGCTTGATGAAATTGTGTCCAAACTGAAAGATCCAGACGCAGAG TTTGAGATCATTCAAATTCTCATTAAGGAGTGCAATAAGATTGAAGGTCATGTCCAGCAG TGCAAGAGACTGGTCCTGCAATACATTCCTCTCATCCTGGTGAATGGTGAGAAGTTTCTCGAGAAGAACGATGTGTGCGCGCTTTTACAAGCGTGTCCGGCCAGCAAAGTCTTGGAAGGGGTGTTGCTCAGTGATGCTTGA